A genomic window from Gemmatimonadaceae bacterium includes:
- a CDS encoding PLP-dependent transferase: MTKIFAEDLAQRVGTRAIHAGQRPDPTCGAIMPPIYQTSTYAQEALGVNKGYEYARGKNPTREALERNVAALEGAQHGFAFSSGMGCLTSIMLMLKAGDHIIVGSNVYGGTYRQLDKLFTNFGIEISWIDMRDVQKVQDAVKKNTAAIFIETPTNPLMQLADIKAISEVAHKAGATSIVDNTFASPILQAPLTLGADIVWHSSTKYLNGHSDLLGGVAVTNSDELAAKLQFNANSAGAVPGPMDAWLTLRGTKTLALRVKAHDSNGRAVAAWLAKRLGDERVFYPGLASHPQHELAERQMSGFGGMVSVETGSKANANTVVTRLKLFTLAESLGGVESLVCQPAGMTHASVEPARRAEIGITDGLLRFSVGVEDVEDLLADLEQAFKGL; this comes from the coding sequence ATGACCAAGATCTTCGCCGAAGACCTCGCCCAGCGCGTCGGCACCCGCGCCATCCACGCCGGCCAGCGCCCCGATCCCACCTGCGGCGCGATTATGCCGCCGATCTACCAGACCTCCACCTATGCGCAGGAGGCGCTGGGGGTCAACAAGGGCTATGAGTACGCCCGCGGCAAGAACCCCACGCGCGAGGCGCTGGAACGCAACGTCGCCGCGCTCGAAGGCGCGCAGCACGGCTTCGCCTTCAGCTCAGGGATGGGCTGCCTCACGAGCATTATGCTGATGCTCAAGGCCGGCGACCACATCATCGTCGGGAGCAACGTCTACGGCGGCACCTACCGCCAGCTCGACAAGCTCTTCACGAACTTCGGCATCGAGATCTCGTGGATCGATATGCGCGACGTCCAGAAGGTGCAGGACGCCGTGAAGAAGAACACCGCCGCGATCTTCATCGAGACGCCGACCAATCCGTTGATGCAGCTCGCGGACATCAAGGCCATCTCGGAGGTCGCCCACAAGGCCGGCGCCACCTCGATCGTCGACAACACTTTCGCGTCGCCGATCCTCCAGGCCCCACTCACGCTCGGCGCCGACATCGTCTGGCACTCGAGCACCAAGTACCTCAACGGCCACTCCGACCTGCTCGGCGGCGTCGCCGTCACCAACTCCGACGAGCTGGCGGCCAAGCTGCAGTTCAACGCCAACTCGGCCGGCGCCGTCCCCGGCCCGATGGATGCTTGGCTCACCCTGCGCGGCACCAAGACCCTGGCCCTGCGCGTGAAGGCCCACGACAGCAACGGCCGCGCCGTCGCCGCCTGGCTGGCCAAGCGCCTCGGCGACGAGCGCGTCTTCTACCCGGGTCTCGCCAGCCACCCGCAGCACGAGCTGGCCGAGCGCCAGATGAGCGGCTTCGGCGGGATGGTGTCCGTCGAGACGGGATCCAAGGCCAATGCCAACACCGTCGTCACCCGCCTGAAGCTGTTTACGCTGGCTGAATCCCTCGGCGGCGTGGAGTCGTTGGTATGTCAGCCGGCGGGGATGACGCACGCCTCGGTGGAACCGGCACGACGCGCGGAGATCGGCATCACCGATGGCCTGCTCCGCTTCTCCGTGGGCGTCGAAGACGTGGAAGACCTGCTCGCCGACCTCGAGCAGGCGTTCAAGGGGCTCTGA